One Pseudodesulfovibrio cashew DNA window includes the following coding sequences:
- a CDS encoding putative quinol monooxygenase — MFAVMVTVHIKPEKRDEFIKEMILDGEGSIANEEGCLLFNIIEDKEDPNCLHLYEVYTSEKAFEIHEGMPHFKRWVETTADLLAKPLEVATGTHLFPADSIWKKQE; from the coding sequence ATGTTCGCAGTTATGGTCACCGTACACATCAAGCCGGAAAAGAGAGACGAATTCATCAAGGAGATGATACTGGACGGAGAAGGGTCGATAGCCAACGAAGAAGGATGCCTCCTTTTCAACATCATAGAGGATAAAGAAGACCCCAATTGTCTGCACCTTTATGAAGTTTACACCAGTGAAAAGGCCTTTGAAATCCACGAAGGCATGCCGCACTTCAAGAGATGGGTGGAAACAACCGCCGACCTTCTTGCCAAACCACTTGAAGTTGCTACCGGGACACACTTGTTCCCGGCCGATTCCATATGGAAAAAACAAGAATAA